A window of the Trichocoleus sp. genome harbors these coding sequences:
- a CDS encoding MSMEG_0572/Sll0783 family nitrogen starvation response protein, with amino-acid sequence MPEVTTPAHQVGDFFVDYEEKVFPDVKAEPGEKALVTFHTVAFEGSIGFVNLLQATRLLRKGFETSILLYGPGVTLGVQRGFPKLGDSAFPGHQNFNDQLSKFMAEGGKVYACRFALQALYGHGEPSLIPGIRPINPLDVLDLVLLHRKDGALILDTWTL; translated from the coding sequence ATGCCTGAAGTCACCACTCCAGCTCATCAAGTTGGCGATTTCTTTGTGGATTACGAAGAGAAAGTTTTTCCAGATGTCAAAGCTGAACCTGGCGAAAAAGCGTTAGTGACATTCCACACTGTTGCCTTTGAAGGATCGATCGGTTTTGTTAATCTCTTACAAGCAACTCGCTTGCTGCGGAAAGGCTTTGAAACCTCTATTTTGCTTTATGGTCCTGGTGTCACACTGGGGGTACAGCGTGGTTTTCCCAAATTAGGAGATTCTGCCTTCCCCGGACACCAGAATTTCAACGATCAGCTCAGCAAATTTATGGCTGAAGGTGGCAAAGTCTATGCTTGTCGTTTTGCGCTGCAAGCCCTCTACGGACATGGCGAACCATCTTTAATTCCCGGTATTCGCCCAATCAATCCGCTTGATGTTTTAGATTTAGTGCTGCTGCATCGGAAGGATGGTGCGCTGATTCTAGATACCTGGACGCTATAG
- a CDS encoding sll0787 family AIR synthase-like protein: protein MLLSLAAKLQQSLNLLQKQDIQTASQALGRVVPDSAILLGDDCAAIPDAEGYLLFAAEGMLPQLVETEPWFAGWSAVMVNVSDIYAMGGRPIAVVDTIWSQSTESTDLIWQGMKAASQTYQVPIVGGHTNCHSPYNALSVSILGRAKQLITSFNAQLGDRLLVAADFCGKPHAKYPFWDAATTADPMQLRRNLALLPHLAEAGLCDAGKDISMGGIIGTMLMLLETSNCGAILNLDHIPCPPNLPLDRWLVSFPSYGFLLSVRPENTAAVQSCFQEQGLVCEVIGEVQPTQQLVLRSGQESVVFWDLAQQKLTGFGSG from the coding sequence ATGTTGTTATCCCTTGCTGCCAAACTCCAACAATCACTGAATCTGCTCCAAAAACAGGACATTCAAACAGCGTCACAGGCATTAGGGCGAGTAGTGCCAGATTCAGCAATTTTGCTAGGGGACGATTGTGCTGCCATTCCAGATGCAGAAGGCTATTTGTTATTTGCGGCAGAAGGGATGTTACCGCAGTTGGTGGAAACAGAACCCTGGTTTGCAGGCTGGTCTGCTGTGATGGTGAATGTGAGTGATATTTATGCGATGGGAGGTCGTCCGATCGCCGTTGTCGATACCATTTGGAGCCAGTCTACAGAAAGTACCGATTTGATTTGGCAGGGGATGAAGGCAGCATCTCAGACCTATCAAGTCCCGATCGTCGGTGGGCATACCAATTGCCATAGCCCCTACAATGCTCTATCTGTCTCAATTTTAGGGCGTGCCAAACAGCTCATTACCAGCTTTAATGCTCAACTTGGCGATCGGTTATTAGTCGCAGCAGACTTTTGCGGCAAACCCCATGCTAAATATCCTTTTTGGGATGCTGCTACCACCGCTGACCCCATGCAACTGCGGCGGAATCTGGCGCTCTTACCCCATCTTGCTGAAGCTGGCTTATGTGATGCAGGTAAAGATATCAGTATGGGTGGAATCATCGGTACAATGCTGATGCTGCTTGAAACTTCCAACTGTGGCGCAATCTTAAACCTTGATCACATTCCCTGCCCCCCCAATCTTCCACTCGATCGCTGGCTCGTTAGCTTTCCCAGCTATGGATTCCTCCTGAGTGTGCGTCCTGAAAACACTGCCGCTGTTCAGTCTTGCTTTCAAGAACAGGGCTTGGTATGCGAAGTCATTGGAGAAGTGCAGCCAACTCAACAACTGGTGCTGCGATCGGGTCAGGAATCAGTCGTGTTTTGGGATCTGGCTCAGCAAAAGCTGACGGGATTCGGAAGCGGGTAA
- a CDS encoding MSMEG_0567/Sll0786 family nitrogen starvation N-acetyltransferase, with the protein MTMQRYAFKLAVSSSEIDAYFSLRQAIFCEEQGLFTDSDVDEIDRTAYPIVAMTADTHQVVGVVRIYEVEPRVWYGGRLGTHADYRKGWQIGKGLIHQAVTTANAWGCQQFLATVQLQNVRFFQRLHWQSLEEIMICDRPHHLMQADLDFYPPNAEPRPVLALEREAS; encoded by the coding sequence ATGACAATGCAACGATACGCTTTTAAGCTGGCAGTCTCGTCCAGTGAGATTGATGCATATTTTAGTCTGCGTCAGGCTATCTTTTGTGAAGAGCAAGGTTTGTTTACTGACAGTGATGTGGATGAGATCGATCGCACTGCTTATCCGATCGTGGCAATGACAGCGGATACACATCAGGTGGTCGGTGTAGTGCGAATCTACGAAGTGGAACCAAGGGTTTGGTATGGTGGCAGGTTGGGAACCCATGCAGACTACCGTAAAGGTTGGCAGATTGGTAAAGGGCTGATTCATCAAGCAGTGACAACCGCAAATGCCTGGGGCTGTCAGCAGTTTCTCGCGACGGTGCAGCTACAAAATGTGCGATTTTTTCAGCGGCTTCACTGGCAGTCATTGGAAGAAATCATGATTTGCGATCGTCCTCATCACTTGATGCAGGCTGATCTTGACTTCTATCCTCCAAATGCTGAACCTCGTCCAGTGTTGGCGCTAGAAAGAGAGGCGTCCTGA
- a CDS encoding MSMEG_0568 family radical SAM protein — protein sequence MNKQQLITELQTHGLKLVESVGASGRKGGAGPSDHKAVMVEDTTVMVPIFNHSAAASPYRVKVGASPEEMVLELNGEAISAIQFPHQPKFYSLSTADGIPYSKIALLHSRDVLATTVLQTCMRYSDSATSCQFCAIGQSLEAGRTIARKTPAQLAEVAAAAVQLDGIKQVVMTTGTPNTSDRGAAYLTECAKAIKAAVDIPIQAQCEPPDDFIWFDRLKAAGVDSLGMHLEAADPQVRARIMPGKASVPLDYYFEAFAAAVRVFGWGQVSTYLLAGLGDSLETLVAMCDRLIKIGVYPFVVPFVPITGTPLENAPAPKSEFMFTLYQQVGGLLKQAGMSSAEIKAGCAKCGACSALSSFES from the coding sequence ATGAATAAGCAACAGTTAATCACAGAGCTGCAAACTCATGGGTTAAAGCTAGTTGAATCAGTCGGTGCATCTGGACGGAAAGGCGGCGCGGGTCCTTCTGATCATAAAGCGGTGATGGTTGAAGATACAACGGTGATGGTGCCAATTTTCAATCACTCAGCAGCAGCATCACCTTACCGTGTGAAAGTTGGAGCTTCACCAGAGGAGATGGTTTTGGAACTGAATGGAGAAGCAATTTCCGCAATTCAGTTTCCGCACCAGCCCAAGTTTTATAGCCTATCAACGGCTGACGGAATTCCTTACTCGAAGATTGCGCTGTTGCATAGCCGAGACGTCCTGGCGACCACGGTGCTGCAAACCTGTATGCGATATAGCGATTCAGCAACCTCTTGCCAGTTTTGCGCGATCGGGCAATCGCTGGAAGCAGGCAGAACCATTGCACGGAAAACTCCAGCTCAATTAGCAGAAGTGGCAGCAGCAGCGGTGCAGTTGGATGGCATCAAGCAAGTTGTGATGACGACCGGAACACCCAACACCAGCGATCGAGGGGCTGCCTATCTGACTGAATGTGCGAAGGCAATTAAAGCTGCGGTCGATATTCCCATTCAAGCTCAATGTGAACCTCCTGATGATTTTATCTGGTTCGATCGCCTCAAAGCAGCAGGCGTGGATAGCTTGGGGATGCATTTAGAAGCGGCTGATCCGCAGGTGCGAGCAAGGATTATGCCTGGTAAAGCCTCCGTACCGTTGGACTACTATTTTGAGGCATTTGCTGCTGCCGTTCGGGTTTTTGGCTGGGGACAGGTCAGTACTTATCTCCTGGCAGGCTTAGGCGATAGTCTAGAAACGCTGGTGGCGATGTGCGATCGGCTAATCAAAATTGGTGTTTATCCTTTTGTTGTACCGTTTGTGCCCATCACTGGAACACCGCTGGAGAATGCACCTGCGCCGAAGAGTGAGTTTATGTTTACGCTCTATCAGCAAGTTGGCGGTTTGTTAAAACAGGCAGGCATGTCGTCAGCCGAAATTAAGGCAGGATGCGCGAAATGTGGTGCTTGCTCTGCACTTTCAAGCTTTGAGAGCTAG
- a CDS encoding MSMEG_0569 family flavin-dependent oxidoreductase, whose translation MSNHYSVIIVGGGQAGLSMSYCLKERGIDHIVFEKNQIGYSWRSKRWDSFCLVTPNWQCKLPGHPYSGNDPYGFMQKDEIVQYIESYAASFDPPVKEGVEVLKVCQDSAQSVFEVTTSIGHYTADQVVIASGSYHQPKIPKLAERLPDTIVQLHSSAYRNAESLPDGSVLVIGTGQSGCQIAEDLHLAGKQVHLCVGGAPRSPRRYRGKDVVDWLDQMGYYDLSIDEHPQKEKVRAKANHYVTGRGGGREIDLRQFALEGMQLHGKLKNISGRTIEFCSDLKQNLDQADAVAESIKKTIDSFIEKNQIQAPIEPPYQPAWEPDSELPALDYEAANIRAVIWCTGYQSDFRWVEIPVFDGKGYPGHERGITPVWGLYFLGLPWLYTWGSGRFSGIARDASYLADYISARKKSTQSNAWSIVNEYLLGS comes from the coding sequence ATGAGCAATCACTATTCCGTCATCATTGTAGGAGGGGGTCAAGCAGGACTATCGATGAGTTACTGCCTTAAGGAAAGGGGAATTGACCACATTGTTTTTGAGAAAAACCAGATTGGGTATTCCTGGCGATCGAAGCGATGGGATTCTTTTTGTTTAGTAACCCCTAACTGGCAGTGTAAATTACCAGGACATCCTTATTCTGGCAATGACCCTTACGGCTTTATGCAGAAGGATGAAATTGTTCAATATATTGAGAGCTATGCAGCATCTTTTGACCCACCTGTAAAAGAGGGTGTTGAAGTTCTCAAAGTTTGTCAAGATTCTGCTCAAAGTGTTTTTGAAGTGACAACCTCGATCGGACATTACACCGCAGATCAGGTCGTCATTGCTTCAGGAAGCTATCATCAACCCAAAATTCCTAAACTGGCTGAACGCTTACCAGATACGATCGTTCAACTCCACTCTTCAGCCTACAGAAATGCAGAGTCTTTGCCTGATGGAAGCGTACTGGTAATTGGGACAGGTCAGTCGGGTTGCCAAATTGCAGAAGATTTACATCTTGCCGGGAAACAGGTGCATTTGTGTGTGGGTGGTGCGCCTCGATCGCCGCGTCGATATCGGGGAAAAGATGTGGTTGATTGGCTCGATCAAATGGGCTATTACGACTTATCAATTGATGAACATCCCCAAAAGGAAAAGGTGAGAGCGAAAGCAAATCATTATGTAACTGGACGGGGCGGCGGACGAGAAATTGATCTACGTCAGTTTGCTCTGGAAGGAATGCAGCTTCACGGCAAGCTCAAGAACATTAGTGGTCGCACGATCGAATTTTGCAGCGATCTGAAGCAGAATTTAGACCAGGCAGATGCTGTTGCTGAGAGCATTAAAAAAACGATCGATTCATTCATTGAGAAGAATCAAATTCAGGCTCCCATTGAGCCACCTTATCAGCCAGCTTGGGAACCTGACTCAGAATTGCCTGCTTTGGACTACGAGGCAGCAAACATTAGGGCTGTGATTTGGTGTACTGGCTACCAATCCGATTTTCGGTGGGTGGAAATTCCGGTTTTTGATGGCAAAGGCTACCCCGGGCATGAGCGTGGAATTACTCCCGTTTGGGGACTCTACTTTCTGGGGCTACCCTGGCTTTATACCTGGGGTTCGGGCAGATTTTCAGGCATTGCTAGAGATGCCAGTTATTTAGCCGATTATATTTCAGCTCGGAAGAAATCAACCCAATCAAATGCATGGAGTATTGTCAATGAATACCTGCTGGGTTCATGA
- a CDS encoding MSMEG_0565 family glycosyltransferase: MLRIALFTYSTKPRGSVIHTLELAEALHQLGHQVCVYALDKDGQGFDYPLSCKYQPVPAQPGSPDIDRLIQQRIQEFVTFLNQSRQTYDIYHAQDCISANALAILRQNQQIRHFVRTVHHIEDYSSVYLRHCQDRSIREADLCLCVSETWQTELQQHYQINAPRVINGVNLKRFSPILDGSEDALKAQWNLNGSPLYLTVGGIEPRKNSIRLLQAFAQVLQKYPQAQLVIAGGATLFDYQSYRDDFFALADELGINLGQSLVVTGVLSDTQLPALYRIADAFVFPSVKEGWGLVVLEAIASGLPVITSNQFPFTEFLSTHQALLVNPGSPPAIAQAMQDILHPDRAYALVKQSASIPNHYTWESSAHLHLTYYQTLLAS, from the coding sequence ATGCTCCGAATTGCTTTATTCACCTACTCCACTAAGCCGCGCGGCAGCGTCATTCATACGCTAGAGCTTGCTGAAGCGCTGCATCAGTTGGGGCATCAGGTTTGTGTTTATGCACTAGACAAAGATGGGCAGGGATTTGATTATCCGTTGTCTTGCAAGTATCAACCCGTTCCGGCTCAACCTGGATCACCTGACATTGACAGACTAATTCAGCAAAGGATTCAAGAGTTTGTTACTTTCCTAAATCAATCACGTCAGACTTATGATATTTATCATGCTCAAGACTGTATTAGCGCGAATGCTCTAGCGATTTTGCGGCAGAATCAACAAATCCGTCATTTTGTTCGAACCGTTCACCATATTGAGGATTACAGCAGCGTTTATCTGCGTCACTGCCAGGATCGATCGATTCGAGAAGCTGATCTGTGTTTGTGTGTCAGCGAAACATGGCAGACCGAGCTACAACAGCACTATCAAATTAACGCGCCGCGAGTGATCAATGGCGTGAACTTAAAGCGATTCTCGCCCATTTTAGATGGATCAGAAGATGCCCTCAAAGCGCAATGGAACTTAAACGGTTCTCCGCTTTATCTAACCGTTGGTGGCATTGAACCCCGCAAGAACTCCATTCGTTTACTTCAGGCTTTTGCCCAGGTGCTTCAGAAATATCCCCAGGCTCAATTGGTGATTGCAGGGGGCGCAACCTTATTTGACTATCAATCTTACCGGGATGATTTTTTTGCCCTGGCTGACGAATTAGGGATCAACCTTGGACAGTCCTTAGTGGTAACGGGTGTTCTATCAGATACTCAACTCCCTGCCCTGTATCGGATTGCAGACGCGTTTGTCTTTCCCTCGGTTAAAGAAGGTTGGGGATTAGTGGTTTTAGAAGCGATCGCCTCTGGTCTGCCCGTCATCACCTCGAATCAATTTCCCTTTACCGAATTTCTTTCAACCCATCAGGCGCTCCTAGTAAACCCTGGCTCTCCCCCTGCCATTGCCCAAGCCATGCAAGATATCCTTCACCCCGATCGTGCCTATGCTTTAGTCAAACAAAGCGCCTCAATTCCCAATCATTACACCTGGGAAAGCTCTGCCCACCTGCACCTGACCTACTATCAGACCCTACTAGCCTCTTGA
- a CDS encoding Nit6803 family nitrilase: MNSPIIRAAAVQISPVLFSRDGTTEKVLQSIAQAAKEGAQLVVFPETFIPYYPYFSFVQPPVLMGKEHMRLYEEAVTIPGAVPDAISRAARSYGVVVVLGVNERENGSLYNTQLIFDADGTLLLKRRKITPTYHERMIWGQGDGSGLKVLDTAVGKVGALACWEHYNPLARFALMAQHEQIHCAQFPGSLVGQIFTDQIEVTIRHHALESGCFVVNSTGWLSPEQVAQITPDEKLQRVLSGGCNTAIIGPEGNHLCPPITEGEGIAIADLDFSLITKRKRMMDSVGHYSRPDLLQLQMNSEARSVMAASLGEEGASSRLQGEGLGNEAGFRFQGTEQMISPALTPDP, encoded by the coding sequence ATGAACTCCCCCATAATTCGAGCAGCAGCGGTTCAAATCAGTCCGGTTTTATTTAGTCGGGATGGCACAACAGAAAAGGTTTTGCAGTCGATCGCTCAAGCGGCGAAAGAGGGTGCTCAACTGGTTGTCTTTCCAGAAACGTTTATTCCTTACTATCCCTATTTTTCGTTTGTCCAGCCTCCTGTGCTGATGGGCAAAGAACATATGCGGCTATATGAGGAAGCAGTCACCATTCCCGGTGCTGTACCCGATGCAATTAGTAGAGCCGCTCGTTCTTATGGGGTGGTTGTGGTCTTAGGCGTGAATGAACGAGAGAACGGTTCGCTATACAATACACAACTGATTTTTGATGCAGATGGAACACTGCTGCTGAAGCGCCGGAAGATTACACCCACCTATCATGAGCGAATGATTTGGGGACAAGGTGATGGTTCAGGATTGAAGGTGTTGGATACGGCAGTTGGCAAGGTTGGTGCATTAGCTTGTTGGGAGCATTACAATCCGCTGGCTCGGTTTGCGTTGATGGCGCAGCATGAGCAGATTCACTGTGCTCAGTTTCCCGGTTCCCTGGTTGGACAAATTTTTACCGATCAAATTGAAGTAACGATTCGGCATCATGCGCTCGAATCCGGCTGTTTTGTGGTTAACTCAACAGGCTGGCTTTCACCCGAGCAAGTCGCTCAAATCACCCCTGACGAAAAGCTGCAGCGAGTGCTGAGTGGAGGCTGCAACACCGCAATTATTGGACCAGAAGGAAATCATCTCTGTCCACCGATTACAGAAGGTGAAGGGATAGCGATCGCCGATCTCGATTTCTCGCTGATCACCAAACGCAAACGAATGATGGACTCTGTAGGGCACTATTCTCGACCTGACCTATTGCAGTTGCAAATGAACTCAGAAGCACGATCGGTGATGGCAGCAAGTTTGGGGGAAGAGGGGGCAAGCAGCAGGCTTCAGGGGGAAGGGTTAGGAAACGAGGCAGGCTTCAGGTTTCAGGGAACAGAACAAATGATTTCTCCGGCTTTGACCCCCGATCCTTAG
- a CDS encoding nuclear transport factor 2 family protein, whose protein sequence is METRPPLPPFTLETAKAKVQAAENAWNTRNPDRVALAYTEDSQWRNRSEFLSGREEIRAFLQRKWEKELDYRLKKELWSFTENRISVRFEYEWHDDSGAWYRSYGNEQWEFAENGLMQRREASINDVSIQESERKFRWERESDL, encoded by the coding sequence ATGGAAACAAGACCGCCGCTACCGCCATTTACGCTTGAAACTGCAAAAGCAAAAGTTCAGGCAGCAGAAAACGCCTGGAACACGCGCAATCCGGATCGGGTGGCACTGGCATATACAGAAGATTCTCAGTGGCGCAATCGATCGGAATTTTTGAGCGGACGTGAAGAGATTCGAGCATTTTTGCAGCGAAAGTGGGAGAAGGAATTAGACTATCGCCTGAAAAAGGAACTTTGGAGTTTTACAGAGAATCGCATTTCGGTTCGCTTTGAGTATGAATGGCACGATGATTCAGGTGCATGGTATCGCTCATACGGGAATGAACAGTGGGAATTTGCTGAGAACGGTTTGATGCAGCGACGAGAAGCCAGCATTAACGATGTTTCCATTCAAGAGTCTGAAAGAAAGTTTCGATGGGAGCGTGAATCCGATTTATGA